One Pempheris klunzingeri isolate RE-2024b chromosome 22, fPemKlu1.hap1, whole genome shotgun sequence DNA segment encodes these proteins:
- the LOC139221958 gene encoding NXPE family member 3-like: MKVRAWIRGEVSTGLPKYSVVFVFLALGVLIFVLRHMTILEFQHKVNPPLNATIIVQRVSTVPDTHHSFCTFQPLSTEDAQEERLLLDSITWPETPVLPDPLSLEKTTDPAHSKFVILPPQRGGGQWHVGDQLEVMINMYDFKGHPKKSGGDVLLARLHNPKLVAGVAGHVVDHLNGSYSAVFTLLWEGSAQVQVTLVHPSEAVTILHRLTSEQPDRVHFKSLFRSGSHSETMMCNICLRPNQRPLCDFTDIRTGEPWFCYKPKKLSCDARIVHYMGGFKKRLKAKEEKLFQSGVNMKIYIRASGPDRVTVWPKKKGQTQVQNSSVDSGLSGYYYQGLWRALDGTRVHQFNLSTITQCLKGKAVHLYGDSTIRQFFEYFNAVLPDLKEFNLHSRRQIGPFQALDYANNILVTYRCHGPPIRFSGVPVSELRYIANELDGLKGGTDTVVVIGIWSHFSTFPMEVYIRRLQSIRRAVVRLLDRAPGTLVVIRTANLKASGIYESLTNSDWYSLQRDKVLRAMFSGLNVRVLDAWEMTLAHYLPHSLHPKPPIIKNMIGVMLSYVCPQKGR; encoded by the exons ATGAAGGTCAGAGCCTGGATTAGAGGGGAGGTCAGCACTGGCCTTCCAAAGTACAGTGTCGTCTTCGTCTTTCTGGCTTTGGGTGTATTAATCTTTGTGCTACGTCACATGACCATCTTGGAG TTTCAGCATAAAGTAAACCCCCCCTTAAACGCCACCATCATTGTCCAAAGAGTTTCCACTGTCCCTGACACGCATCACAGCTTCTGCACCTTCCAGCCGCTGTCCACTGAGGACGCTCAGGAGGAACGCCTCCTACTAGACTCCATTACTTGGCCTGAAACTCCAGTTTTGCCAGATCCTCTTTCTCTGGAGAAGACCACTGATCCTGCCCACAGCAAATTCGTCattcttccaccacagagaggaggaggacagtggcATGTAGGAGATCAGCTGGAGGTTATGATCAACATGTATGACTTCAAGGGACATCCCAAGAAGTCTGGGGGAGACGTCTTACTCGCTCGGCTGCACAATCCAAAGCTTGTTGCAGGTGTGGCTGGACATGTGGTGGATCATCTCAATGGCAGCTACTCTGCTGTATTCACTTTACTGTGGGAAGGAAGCGCACAGGTTCAG GTGACACTGGTTCACCCGAGTGAGGCTGTCACAATTCTGCACAGGCTGACCAGCGAACAGCCTGATAGGGTTCACTTCAAGAGCCTCTTCCGCTCAGGCTCACACTCAGAAACTATGATGTGTAACATCTGCCTACGTCCAAACCAGCGGCCACTGTGCGACTTCACTGACATCCGTACAGGTGAGCCTTGGTTCTGCTACAAGCCAAAGAAGCTAAGCTGTGATGCCAGGATCGTCCACTACATGGGAGGATTCAAAAAACGCCTCAAGGCCAAGGAGGAGAAGCTCTTTCAAAG TGGTGTCAACATGAAAATCTACATCCGGGCTTCAGGACCTGACAGGGTCACTGTGTGGCCAAAAAAGAAAG GTCAAACACAGGTGCAGAACAGCAGTGTGGATTCTGGACTCTCTGGTTATTACTACCAGGGTCTGTGGCGAGCACTGGATGGCACCAGAGTTCACCAGTTCAACTTGTCTACCATCACTCAGTGTCTGAAAGGCAAGGCGGTCCACCTGTATGGAGACTCCACCATCAGGCAGTTTTTTGAATACTTCAACGCAGTACTACCAG ATCTTAAGGAGTTTAACCTGCACAGTCGGAGGCAAATTGGACCATTCCAGGCCTTGGACTATGCAAACAACATTTTAGTGACGTACCGCTGTCACGGCCCTCCTATCCGTTTTTCTGGTGTCCCAGTGAGCGAGCTGCGCTACATTGCCAATGAACTAGATGGTTTAAAAGGAGGCACCGACACTGTCGTAGTGATCGGCATCTGGTCTCACTTCAGCACTTTCCCCATGGAGGTCTACATCCGCAGGCTGCAGAGCATCCGCAGGGCAGTGGTCCGGCTGCTGGACAGGGCTCCAGGCACGCTGGTTGTCATTCGGACCGCCAACCTGAAAGCTTCAGGGATTTATGAGTCACTAACAAACAGTGACTGGTACTCCCTGCAGCGTGACAAAGTGCTCAGAGCCATGTTCTCTGGTCTGAATGTTCGTGTGCTGGACGCCTGGGAGATGACCCTGGCCCACTACCTGCCGCACAGCCTTCACCCAAAACCTCCCATCATTAAGAATATGATTGGCGTTATGCTATCCTACGTGTGCCCTCAAAAGGGCAGGTAG